Genomic DNA from Hypomesus transpacificus isolate Combined female chromosome 19, fHypTra1, whole genome shotgun sequence:
AGCTGCCCCTCTCAAAGATTCAAGACTGAGGGAGATTTCCGAAACAACCAATCGTAACATACATTTCGTGGTGAAGAAGCGGTGCTGATATGTTGTTGTCCTCAGGGTCCGAGATTGAGCCATGCGTCCTACCAGCCAGGAAGCGTGGTGCTTTGCTACGAGGACGagtccccctcctgctcccatcAACCCACCTCCTTGCAGGGCTTGTTCGGGCACCGGGGGGACACTGAAGGTTCCTCCAACAGTGAAGGCAGCCACGAGACTGGCGACTCTGGGCGCTACTCACACGATGAGACAGAGATGACCCTGCTCTCGTCTGGACGCAACAGCCGCCCGGCTTCTCTGAGAGCAGAGGATCAAGGAGGGTTGGACTGCAGCCCTGCCCAGGAGAGTGAGGGTGAGCTGGGTGAGCAGGAGCGCAAAGACACCCTGGAGAAGAGAAGCCACCACTACCAGGCCACAGACAGCTATGCCCAGCCTGCACTTCctctccagctgtgtgtgtgatcttttaacccttccttcttcccctcccctcccaccccaaagCTTTGTTCTAAAGGACTATGAGCTGGAAATCCAGAGCTCCATAAGATCTGTGGTAGAACTGGGTCAAGACTGGGCCACGGGAAACTTCATCCACTGCCTTCTTCTAATGAATGTGTTGCTATTTTACTCttgactgtttgtgtgttcgAAAGAAAACTCTCACCACCATGAATGTTTAAAAAGATTGTAAAAAATTAGAAATGTGACTGTCACATTTCTGGCATTATTTAATAGAGTTTATCACTGGAGCAGAGAAGAGAGTGAGCCCTTCCTCTGCTGAATATCTACCTCAGTTTACCACTTGGTAAACTCCAACTTTATATTTAATAGCAGCTTATTCCTCAGTTATGTATTGGATATATTCTCTTACATAACAACCCTGATACTTCTTGATAGCAAtaattgttattgtttttgCTCAGTAAGATTCGTCCCATTTCCTTCTTCTTGTTTGTCCTGATGTAAGGGTTGTAAGGGTCCCAATCCAGGTTCAGCGCTCTCAGGAAGCTCTGGTCTTAATTATCACAGGTGAAGCTCTGGTCTTTCTCAGGTTCCTCTGCCTGATCAGAGACACTTACACAATTATACCTCAGAAACTTTATGACGAGCCAGTATTCTGATGCAGTGTCAGTTATTCCTAGTAATAATGGTTTAACAAGGATAGTGAATGTTTGCTTTGTGTTTAACATGTTGATGTACCGTTGCCCTTGCAATTCCTGTTTTATACTACCTCATTATTTTGTTGTAATTTTTTTCCTAAACTCAGGGAACAAGGTTTGGTACATTTGAAAAGCCATGTATTGTTTGATGTTATATGGCTGACAAGACAGGGTATCTTTTTCAGGCTGACCTGCTCACTGTAGAGTCTGGTTGCTATGGATGTGGTGAATGTTTCTTTAGAGTGTTGTGTCAGTTACGGTCCAAACCCTGGTGATGCCCTCCTCACAGGTGGATACATTTGTATTAATTTGGAATGATGTGTCTGTGCTATGGCAGGCTGTCTGCTGTTGGTTGATTTCATCCTGTAGTTACTTTGGGACAGAGCATACCAAACTTGCTTGTATTGACTTTATCATTACAGCAAACCTTTATAAATGGCCTTAGTGTGGACGGAGCCCCTTCCATTTCAGAGGCTAGTCTGGCCAATCAGTGGGAGAGCTCCTTGGCACATGAGAGGAGTGTGATGAATGAGTGTTTAGCATCATAAGCGTGAAGTCAGTGAGATGGAAGTGATGAATGGAATGAACACCAGAAAAACCTTTTTACCTCCTGAGAATTCTATATTTTTGTGGACTGATATGTACCACTGATTACACATTCTAGTTACTTTTCTTCTTGAAGTAGATGATGCTTTACCGTAGAGTAGCAAAATAAGTTTAGCACTTGTCTGTCAGATTAGTTTTGTTATTTCGATCCCAGCCATTATGCAGCGGTGACTCGTGCTATCATCCAAAGAGTTGTTTTGCTTCCTCAGTTTTTCTTAGATCTCTCAGTTGGTGTTTGGGACCAGGGACAGTGAGGTCTTGTCCTAGCAGACCAGCTGAGGAGCTGCTTCCTAAACAAAGCCTTGCACGTTTGTGCCACTTTCTGTGACCACACTAGAGATGCAGGTTGTCTCAGAAATGGCCCCCTGGATTTGGGGGGGCTTCATGATTTAAGTGACAATTAATATTAATCAATTCCATGCTCAAAAATCAGTTCAGTCCTGTGGGTGGTTTTCTTCCAAGATCTTTACTGATGCATTCAGGTGTATGTACATTGTAGGTGAAAATGATATGCAgagatatataaatatttaatcCTGATTCTCATCAAACGTTGCATCAGTATTTTCAATCAGAGGACTAGAAGCCTATAGGACAAGACGACAGTATGCATGATGAGCGACACAATCAGTTTTACTTTGTTTTGAAAAGCAAACAATATAAACCAAAGAATATGAGGTCACCGTTGCATATTGGAGATCTGTCTAATTGCTAAATCTTTGCATGATAttttgtcaattttcaaaggTTCGAAAAAGCTTTATCTCAGTTTGTGTTGTATTACTGTTTAATAATTGTGTGTCTGATAGACTGCTAATCAAGATGAGTGGTACACCGTTAGTGCTCGTAAATATTCATTTGTTATGGAATCAAAACCTGACAGATTTTTCTACATAATTTTGTACCGTCTCTCACTGGAGGAGAGATatatattattatcattattgaATTCCAGTCACATGAGACAGTACGAACTGAATTTTGATTTTACCTAGATGCCTAAACTGTAAATGTTGGATAAGAATGTGAAATACACTTTTAATTGTTGTAGATGAACATAAACCTGAAACCTGTGTTAAAACTGTCAAAGTTCATATTGTATATGGAATATTTGAGTTGTTTTTGCTTTCTTATTTGCAAGTATTATTGCCCTGCATTGTGACTACACCCGGGGACTGCAACACAATTTTCCTATGACAACAAGCTGGAATATACCTCATTGTGATAGCTGACTGTTGTTTTAGGCCCAGTAATGTTGGCCTTGGCTGAATGTTTAAGCAAGGAGGGATATGTTGTACAGGCACATCTGTCTGGTAATTGGTACTCCAGCCTGTTGTAGCTGAGATGGAGGCAGTCCCCTGGGTTGTAGGGGGTCGGAATTCCACAGGACAGGTTCTGGATGCAGAACCTGCAAAACCCTGCTGTGTTTCTTTACGTTTCAAGAGTTGTTTTCTCCTTTGTTGTGTTCCTTGATGAACATATGTATTCAAAGGGACGGCCTCAGTGTTGACATGCGCGCTGAGTCCAGCCCTCTAGCCCACCTGGGTTCTCTAAGGCAGCCTGACTTCAGCTGCAGAGGGGTGGGGTGCGGAGGGTCATTTACAGTTAACTCAGGGAACCCAACGCTGCTCCGACCTTTTACTGAAGACAGGCATATGCCTGGAAAATTGAATGTACCTTATGTAATTATTTTTCCTATTGTAATGTTTTGTTATGTTTTTTCCTCAGTTTGCTCTTTATGATCTACAGCTACAACAATATTCATGCCAAAAAAATGTTATACTTGTCCAATTGAAGTTTAAAATAATTCTAAAATAGTGAATAATCATTAAAGTGGTTGATTACaagtttaaataaaaaataaaatgtcctGCAGGATGATGATCAATGTGTCTGTTAAGTCATCAACATTGGTCCATAAATGTCTGCATGTTCATCAGGGTATGTTCAACATGCAGGACATGTTCTTCACTAACAATGATTCCTTTGAGGCCTTATCCTATCCAACTCAACCCAGCTGTATCGCCCATTATTACAGTTAATCCATCTGGCGATTCTGCACTAGCAGAGATGAATACATGCTAATGAGTGGGAAAGGTCATTATATTGATTCCACACTTATGATGATAAATCGTTACTAAATTAAGGCTGGCTGTGTGGAAAAAATATTCCCATAAAGAACCAAttatagcctacacacacatttattttacGTGACACATGGAGACGTGACCAACCTGAGGTTATTATCATTGAAAGTAAAGTAGTGCATATTAAAACACGGTAAATATGACGCCGGATGATCACCTCTGTGACCCTACAAGTGAACGATGAAAAAAAGATTAATTTAGCGTAAGTGTGACATCACACACTGACTTCCTCTTCAAGCTGGAGTTATTAGCTTCTGCCCCCTACAGTCGCTGTGTTATATCAGCGTTTCATCATCACACCGTCTCCACGGCACATCTGACACCGCCGTGGCgcagacacactcacatgccAACATGGAGGGGTATCTTTTCTGCCACATTTAGGTTACGTTTGGGGAAAAATATGAACAACCATGTATACAGCTTCGGCACTCACAACTCGTGATCAAATGATTCGCATATAGCCGCTGTTCTCACTATTCACCGCGTGACACACCGTATCTCAAAGTTGAATTTATCCGCTCCTCCCAAACTTTGCCAGCGATTGCAGCTTTCCTCGTCACACGGATAGCCGTGATTACTGTTGGGGGGGAAAGAGCGGTGGACTACTGTCACCTTTAGAGTATTAAAGCGACATCATATCTTGACATTTTTGCTCGTTTAAGTCATGTATGGATTTTGGTAATGTCAACAGAACAGGATAAAGATATATTCTCAATCAAAAGACACCGAGGTAACGTCCGATTTAAGCATTTTCACTGCCCGTGCGTGGTGTGTTGCAGCCTGTCTGTAGGGGCATGATACGCCACTCTTAAGTCTCGACCATAATTACGACTATGAAGGAGCAGGTCGGCAACAAGGCCTTTGAAGTATTGAATTAAACAAACGGGTTGTCAATTTTTGCGTTCCAAACATGATcgacagtgtttttttttgtgttttttgttttctcaAGAGAAGTGTCTTTCGCCAAACTTTTTCTCTGTCAGTATCTGTTTGCATTGGAACTGCCCCGAACTTTTACAGTCAGCTGACATTTTTATTGATCGATTGTTGTCAGCTAATAGTAGTCAGTGATGCCAATGTGCTTGCAATCAAACAGGCTGTTTTCCTATTGTTACATGAACAACCCTTTATTATACAAGACCTAGGCTACATATCTTGTATTGAAGAAGCACAATGTGATACCCAGCagcaaaatataattattttgtaAAAGCCTGAACGCCACAAAACGGTTGTTTTGTTCAATAGCCACCTTCATACTGATCGTCTTATTATATAGTAGGCTATGCCACTGCCACTACTGAGCGTCATAAAACACATTATAGGATACTTTTGCACAGTTTATTCATTTAACTGACGCTTGTATCCAAAGTGTAAGGATTTTGACTATTTGGACAAATAGTGCGTAGCCTATagaaagtaggctacagctgAAGAAGGATCATAAGTGCGTAGGCTAGTTCTACACaattttggtggtcagagtcaagatATGGTCAGTTTTTACTAGCCACAGTGCAAAATAACCATAGCTCAGCTGTCTGCcaccataaaaaataaaaaaaatgtatacgtCTCCAGTGCTCAATCTCAGTtgctaaaatacaatacaacaatgGCTTCTTGATTACACCTAATTAATGTTGGTGAACAAAAAGGATTATATTACACATGATCTGCAATTATCATCATTGTAGGTTTACAATAAAAGTTGCATATTCGGATGTTAAACTTGATTGCACATGTTGTTCCAGGTGGAGATGGTGGACTTGAAGGGTTAGGAGGCCCAAGTGTGCTGCTCGGGAGTCCCGACAAGAAAAAATGCAAGTCTCAGGTACAGTGagaatacacacatgcagaacaACAAGCTGGGGTCTTGGCTAAGTGAAGAATGAACCACATCATACCAGAGGAAAagtgtatattttttattatctgtATTGCATCAGTGCACCTAGCTAATACATTCTCTGTATATCAGCagactccctccttctccactctGACTGAGTATGCTCCGCCCCCAAACCCCAGCACAGACCACTTAGTGGCAGCCAATCCTTTTGATGACAGCTACTCTCCCTCCTTCAAGCCTCTGTCAGTGGGGAACCAATATTTCAGCCCCTCACAGTACCCTGGCCTGGGGAGCTATGGCCCCCCCAGGACGGCCCCTGTCATGTCTGGAAGGATGGTGTCTCATTACAACGGGCCATACCCAGTGCGGAGCCAGCTGCACCCGTTCCTCCAGAACCAAGCAGGCTTCAATCGTCCTCCAGGATTCACCTATGGGCACCAGGAAAATCCTACTTTCAGAAACCAGTCTCTGTTCAGCATTAAGTACAACAACATGTCTCTTCCACCCAATCAGCTTGCGCGACCAGGCCTGGGAGACACCATAAACCAAGTGCCTCTGCATTATGTGGTCCACGCTCCTCCTCCAGAACATACGGGTCCCAGTTCGGGCCCTGAGACCCATCCCAGTAGGAATCTTCCACCCAGAACAAACGCAGATTTCTGTCAGGGCCTCACACACCAGGAGAACAGCTTCTCTCTGTCCAACACCACCACACCTAAATCAGAAGTGGGGGATGCGTCCAGCAGAAAGACATCCCAGAACACATCTCCACGGAAACCCAGCCAAGTCTCAGAGGAGGTAAGTTGCAGGGACAGCGATCTCAGGTCCAGGAACAGAGGCTCTTCAGCCAGTCAGGAAGTCAAAGGTCAAAAGCTCAATGGCATCGCCCAGGCAGGTAACCCTGGTAACCCCAGTGACCTTGGTAACGATGCCCCGAAGATGTCTCCTCAGACAGGCCGGACCATGGAGCAAGCCCCTCCAGAGAAAAACATAGCTGGCTGTGGTGGTGGAAGAGGAATGAGAGGTGATGGAGGCGAGGGAGCAGGTAATGGGAATGGAAGTGGAGGAAGAGCCAAACATAAGACTGGAATGCATCCCAACAGATCTAGCCTCTCATTAGCAGAACCTGTGTATCCGTGTGGAATCTGCTTGAATGAAGTAAACGATGACCAGGAAGCAATCATGTGTGAAGCCTTATGCCAGAAATGGTTCCACAGGGTTTGCACTGGGATGACTGAGACAGCCTACAACCTGCTGACAGCTGAAGCCTGGGCTGTGTGGGGCTGCGACTCCTGCATGAAGGACAAGGGCGCTCTGCTCCTCAGAACCAAGGAGCACACAGTGCCAGTCAGTACTGAAGGGTAGTGCTGCAGGTTTCTGACAGTACTGAGGGGTAGGGCTGTAGATGGACTAGGATTTTTACTCTTTGACTTGGCCACTGTTACACATATGTTGTTGGAGATATTGAATATCgactttgtttttctttcagcaTTTTATATTATTTGGGAAGATGTAGCAATATTGTCCCATGCTTCGGCAAACGCGAACGCTTGATATTTCTCGATACTGTAATCTTTATTCCCTTTAATTAGAGGGGTTTTATGTCATGCTTCTATGTCATGTTTTACTCTACTTTTAAGTATTGCAAACTGAAGTATTACAAACTTATGATCCCTTACAATCTTTTAGTCGGACCCAGTAATGAAAAGGTCCGTCTAAGCTCGCAGAAAATATAATTTCTGAATTAAAACTGTATTAAACCTGACATTGTCTTTAAAATGTATATCTGAGGTACTTTTATCCTTGCACATGTAACTTTATTCGTTGACTAGAAATGTTGGATTACGGCATAACTGCTGTTATTGAATGTATTTGGGGCATTGATGAAGTTATTATCCAGATACAGTTTATTCAAATGAATATGCATAAAGAGAATATTTTTAACGAAGGTTTTTACATTATGTGCACTTTGCTTCATATTTCATTATTGTGTGAACAagtttatttttcaaatatttcagATTGTTGGACCTATATTCCCTTATTGGAAATACATGATTGATGCTGAAATGACAAGTTTTTTGTATTGCAAGTCAAATCATTTTGGAATTGTTTTAAAATCAAGTTTCTTTTTTCTTAGGCCTACCTACTTTTTGAGGTAAATGGAAATATCGGTTGGCCTATTTTTCAAGTACAGCTCATGGTTATTTTTTTCTGTGTCTACTGTTAGTATATCCAAAATTGTAATTTGGTGAATTGTTGatcaaataaatgtttctaAATTGGAGTTGGGGTATTAAACATAAATTGCATTAATGGGCTAGCctacatgtttcaaatatttgcAAAGTTATTTCAGATGGAGTCAGTTTGTATCGAAACCATCCTAGAATGTCCCATTGTGAACTTAACCTCTCAATACGtttatataaaaaattaaaataaacgaCTTATGCTCTAATTAGAGCATATTTGATTTCATTATTTTAGTTATACATAAACATAGTTAAGTCAACTTTAGCGCCAAAACTATCCCATAGCAACCGACTTTGTGTTGTAGTTACTAaacatttctgtctgtctgccagtggtCCTGTAATCAGAGCTAGATTGCTACCAAGCTAATGTTTACTTATTAAAATGCCTTTAGTCGTCACAGAccacacatggacacagacaGAATCGATGGTGTACATAAATGTACCACTAAAAGGAGTGAAGGCTGGGAAAGTAGACATATTTTCCACTGACGAATACCTAAAGGTAAGCTTGGTAAGCTATAGCCagctagctgtagtgctaacttCTGGAAGTAACTGGCTGATAAATTAAATACCTGTATTTGCAGGTGCATTTTCCCCCGTTTCTGTTCGAAGCCTTCCTCTGTGAGCCTATAAATGACGACAAAAGCTCAGCCAAAATTGGAAATGGAGTTGCAGTTTTCACTTTGCAGAAGAAAACTGACAGATTGTGGGAGAACCTCACCAGGGACAATTGTAAGCAATACAGGCAAATCCAGACATTTAATGACAATAATTATGATTAAAGGCTACTATTTCTCCACATAGCACACCATGTCTGAGcatatatgtttttttgtgtgtgtgtctttgtgcaagATGACAAACATAAATTGAGGGCGATCAGGGAAAAGGCACAGTTGAAAGTTCAAGAAAAACTGGCTTCTGATTCTAAAGCGAAGGCTATAAAAACACAAGAGGAAAGAAAGTATGCTTTGGAGACCATGATGAGGGTGAGTCATTTACATCACTTCTTATATCACATACTTTGTTACAGCATTTAGTGACTTTATCCAGAAGAGCATGTTGTTTGATACTTCTTTATTCAgcttgaggaagaggaaagggcTGGGATCCAGAAAATGAAAGATGATGAACGTGAGAAGGCCACAGCAGAGCTAGAAGCatggaaacagaaacacaagcaAAAAGCTGTGGAGGAAACCAGTTTTAAACTTTTAAAAGCAAACGAAACAGAAATTAACAGACGGACCACTGCAGGAAAGGTACAGGTCAAGAAAGGTAAATTAAACATTCCAAGGGTATCATCACATTATACCATCAGCAGACAATGTTTATGTGAGATCATGTTCACATTTTCTCTCATATAGATCGGAAAGACACTTATCAAACAAACAAGAAATTTGAAATGGATCTACCTGCCCCAAGAACCACAGGCAACATCAAAATCACCTTCACCCCTCGAGTATTCCCTACCGCTCTGAGGGAATCAAGAGTTCCAGAAGAGGAACAGGTACAATAGCTTTTACAATAGATtctattttctatttttttgtTTCATTGGAATTTGGCCAACAGGACAGTTTTTCCCATGTTATTGTATCTATTGACATGTGTTTTGAGAGTAGTGGCTACAGAAGCAGGCTGAGGCCAGGCGGGCGCTCAGCGGCGACCTGGCAGATCTGAGGGATCTGACGGACGAGGAGAAGAACCCTGACTGGCTTAAGGAGAAAGGAGAGTAAGTAGTGTACTCTGCTAACAAAGCAAATCTTTAAATCCTCAACACCTTTTTCTTAACCGAGAAACCTCTTTGTTTTTCTAGCAAATTATTTGCTACTGGAAACTACCAGGCTGCAGTCAATGCCTACAACCTCGCCATCCAGCTAAACCCCAGGATCCCTGCCTTGTTCTCCAATCGAGCTGCTTGCCACCTGAAGCTAAGAAACCTGCACAAAGCAATTGAGGACTCATCTCGGGTCAATACTTATATATTGTACATCTTCCAAATTGAGTGGActaaatataatttaaaaaacatttcatacagtaaattattatttgtattatttagtACATATTTGGGTTATATTGAGGCACATTTTCCTAGAAACATTGTGTGATGCATCCCCTCCACACTCACTCTGCAGGCTCTTGATCTGCTGACGCCCCCAGTGGAGGA
This window encodes:
- the pygo1 gene encoding pygopus homolog 1 isoform X1; its protein translation is MSTEQDKDIFSIKRHRGGDGGLEGLGGPSVLLGSPDKKKCKSQQTPSFSTLTEYAPPPNPSTDHLVAANPFDDSYSPSFKPLSVGNQYFSPSQYPGLGSYGPPRTAPVMSGRMVSHYNGPYPVRSQLHPFLQNQAGFNRPPGFTYGHQENPTFRNQSLFSIKYNNMSLPPNQLARPGLGDTINQVPLHYVVHAPPPEHTGPSSGPETHPSRNLPPRTNADFCQGLTHQENSFSLSNTTTPKSEVGDASSRKTSQNTSPRKPSQVSEEVSCRDSDLRSRNRGSSASQEVKGQKLNGIAQAGNPGNPSDLGNDAPKMSPQTGRTMEQAPPEKNIAGCGGGRGMRGDGGEGAGNGNGSGGRAKHKTGMHPNRSSLSLAEPVYPCGICLNEVNDDQEAIMCEALCQKWFHRVCTGMTETAYNLLTAEAWAVWGCDSCMKDKGALLLRTKEHTVPVSTEG
- the pygo1 gene encoding pygopus homolog 1 isoform X2: MSTEQDKDIFSIKRHRGGDGGLEGLGGPSVLLGSPDKKKCKSQTPSFSTLTEYAPPPNPSTDHLVAANPFDDSYSPSFKPLSVGNQYFSPSQYPGLGSYGPPRTAPVMSGRMVSHYNGPYPVRSQLHPFLQNQAGFNRPPGFTYGHQENPTFRNQSLFSIKYNNMSLPPNQLARPGLGDTINQVPLHYVVHAPPPEHTGPSSGPETHPSRNLPPRTNADFCQGLTHQENSFSLSNTTTPKSEVGDASSRKTSQNTSPRKPSQVSEEVSCRDSDLRSRNRGSSASQEVKGQKLNGIAQAGNPGNPSDLGNDAPKMSPQTGRTMEQAPPEKNIAGCGGGRGMRGDGGEGAGNGNGSGGRAKHKTGMHPNRSSLSLAEPVYPCGICLNEVNDDQEAIMCEALCQKWFHRVCTGMTETAYNLLTAEAWAVWGCDSCMKDKGALLLRTKEHTVPVSTEG
- the dnaaf4 gene encoding dynein assembly factor 4, axonemal; this translates as MPLVVTDHTWTQTESMVYINVPLKGVKAGKVDIFSTDEYLKVHFPPFLFEAFLCEPINDDKSSAKIGNGVAVFTLQKKTDRLWENLTRDNYDKHKLRAIREKAQLKVQEKLASDSKAKAIKTQEERKYALETMMRLEEEERAGIQKMKDDEREKATAELEAWKQKHKQKAVEETSFKLLKANETEINRRTTAGKVQVKKDRKDTYQTNKKFEMDLPAPRTTGNIKITFTPRVFPTALRESRVPEEEQWLQKQAEARRALSGDLADLRDLTDEEKNPDWLKEKGDKLFATGNYQAAVNAYNLAIQLNPRIPALFSNRAACHLKLRNLHKAIEDSSRALDLLTPPVEDNAAARLKAHVRRGTAFCELQLYTEGLLDYQAALKIHPNNEALLADTHKIRQVIQGTAL